A DNA window from Camelina sativa cultivar DH55 chromosome 17, Cs, whole genome shotgun sequence contains the following coding sequences:
- the LOC104758012 gene encoding histone-lysine N-methyltransferase, H3 lysine-9 specific SUVH7-like, which yields MRSSEADVGPSNDETHIITAGYLPVMVAPVQTIRNSNDLNNYSYAAGDGLSTASTAGLSPPLDVTPLQTVRPSDDVNNYLYGVGSSTAPEKKGRGRPKGSKNVKTPAKKPNTEDPNSKKVLSPRNFDSGITETERETGNHEIVEVVLMRFDAVRRRFCQLNLQKGILTTADANCRTMGVQTNRRRRTGPVPGVEVGDIFYYWGEMCLVGLHKQTVSGIDYMTTNDGEVEPLAVSVVTSGQYNDETENLEWLIYSGYGGTDKNGAPQDQTMERGNLALDTSRRIGNEVRVTRGRGDPNDDTRKVYIYDGLYLVYETYSVIGKSGCKEFKFKMVRKPGQPNSGYANWKLADDLRMHDPIDSRQGFILPDLSFGKEVLRVPLVNEVDENDKTIPEDFEYITSQHYSRVTLDLNIDLQALGFQNFQGQPSFHQSCMCMERNGGELPYHNSILVCRKPLIYECGESCSCPNDCRNRLVQNGLKLHMEVFKTRMCGWGVRSWDPIRAGTFICEFAGVRKTKEEVEEKDNFVFDSSRFYMRFKWNYEPELVCEDVWESVPEVFNLTTQVLISAKEKGNVARFMNHSCKPNVFWQPIESDTYVRIGLFAMKHIPPMTELTYDYGVSSVERIGEDERLYKGNKICLCGSVNCRGSFG from the coding sequence ATGCGTTCTTCCGAGGCAGATGTTGGTCCAAGTAACGATGAAACCCACATCATAACAGCCGGCTATCTTCCTGTGATGGTAGCCCCAGTGCAAACCATTCGAAACTCTAATGATTTGAACAACTACTCATATGCTGCGGGGGATGGTCTAAGTACTGCTTCAACAGCTGGCCTTTCTCCTCCTCTAGATGTCACACCACTACAAACTGTTAGACCATCTGATGACGTCAACAACTACTTATATGGTGTCGGTTCAAGTACTGCTCCAGAAAAAAAAGGACGTGGTCGACCAAAGGGTTCTAAAAACGTGAAGACCCCGGCGAAGAAGCCAAACACAGAAGATCCCAACAGCAAAAAGGTTCTCTCTCCCAGAAACTTTGATTCAGGGATAAccgaaacagagagagaaaccGGGAATCACGAGATAGTTGAGGTTGTTTTGATGCGGTTTGATGCGGTTAGGCGGAGATTTTGCCAACTAAACCTCCAGAAAGGCATCCTTACAACTGCAGACGCTAATTGCAGGACTATGGGGGTCCAAACTAATAGGAGAAGGAGGACGGGTCCTGTTCCTGGAGTAGAAGTAGGGGATATATTCTATTACTGGGGTGAAATGTGCTTAGTCGGGCTACACAAACAAACTGTCAGCGGCATTGATTATATGACGACTAATGATGGTGAAGTAGAACCTCTTGCAGTGAGCGTGGTTACATCAGGACAGTACAATGATGAAACTGAGAACCTTGAATGGTTGATCTATTCTGGATATGGGGGAACGGATAAGAACGGTGCACCTCAAGATCAGACTATGGAAAGAGGGAACCTTGCACTAGATACAAGTAGAAGAATAGGAAACGAAGTTAGAGTCACCCGAGGCAGAGGCGACCCCAACGATGATACTAGAAAGGTATACATCTACGATGGACTTTATCTTGTTTATGAGACGTATTCTGTGATAGGAAAAAGCGGCTGTAAAGAGTTTAAGTTTAAAATGGTGAGGAAACCAGGCCAACCTAATTCTGGTTATGCAAACTGGAAATTAGCTGATGATTTGAGGATGCACGACCCGATTGATTCAAGGCAGGGTTTTATACTTCCAGATCTTTCTTTTGGAAAAGAGGTTTTACGAGTCCCGCTGGTTAACGAAGTAgatgaaaatgacaaaactatTCCTGAAGATTTTGAATACATCACATCTCAGCATTACTCAAGAGTGACGCTTGATTTAAACATCGATCTCCAAGCACTTGGATTCCAGAATTTTCAAGGTCAACCATCCTTTCATCAAAGCTGCATGTGCATGGAAAGAAACGGTGGCGAGTTACCGTACCATAACTCCATTTTGGTTTGTCGTAAACCATTGATTTACGAATGCGGTGAATCTTGTTCATGCCCAAACGACTGTAGAAACCGATTAGTTCAAAACGGTTTGAAGCTTCACATGGAAGTGTTCAAGACAAGAATGTGTGGTTGGGGTGTACGGTCTTGGGATCCAATCCGAGCTGGGACCTTTATCTGTGAGTTTGCTGGTGTGaggaagacaaaagaagaagtagaagaaaaggaTAACTTCGTGTTCGACTCATCTCGGTTTTATATGAGGTTTAAGTGGAACTACGAACCTGAGCTTGTGTGTGAAGATGTATGGGAAAGTGTCCCTGAAGTTTTCAATTTGACGACGCAAGTCTTGATAAGCGCCAAAGAAAAAGGGAACGTTGCTCGATTCATGAATCACAGCTGTAAGCCTAATGTTTTCTGGCAGCCTATTGAATCTGATACATATGTTCGCATTGGGCTTTTTGCGATGAAGCATATTCCTCCGATGACAGAGTTAACATATGACTATGGAGTTTCTTCTGTAGAGCGTATTGGAGAAGATGAGAGGCTTTACAAAGGCAACAAGATTTGTCTCTGTGGTTCAGTCAACTGTCGTGGCTCTTTCGGCTGA